The genomic interval ACAACGCGACCAGCGCGATGCTGACGGCGTGGAAGAAGACCGAGGCGCTGGCGTTCCTCAACGAGGTCTCGTCTGTGCCGTTGCAGCAGACCCTGCGACACCTGCAAGGTGCGTACACGAACTTCTTCGCCGGTCGGGCGAAGTACCCGCGCTTCAAGAGCAGAAAGAAGTCGCGGGCGTCCGCCGAGTTCACCCCGTCCGCGTTCCGGTACCGCGACGGCCGGCTGTACCTCGCCAAGCTTGACCAGCCGCTCGACGTCGTATGGTCGCGTCCGCTGCCCGAGGGTGCGGCACCGTCCACGGTGACCGTCTCCCGCGATGCGGCCGGCCGCTGGTTCGTGTCTCTGTTGTGCGAAGACACGATCACCCCGGCGGCGGGCACCGCCGCGGTCGGGATCGACGCGGGCTTGGACTCGCTGCTCACGCTGAGCACGGGCGAGAAGATCACCAACCTGCGGCACGAGCGCCGCGACCGCGCCCGGCTGGCTCGCGCGCAACGCAAGCTGGCGAAGAAGGAAAAAGGCGACGACAAGAAGAACCGGGTCAAGGCCCGCATCAAGGTCGCCCGCATCCACGCCCGGATCGCCGACCGACGTCGCGACGTGCTCCACAAAGTGACCACTCGGCTCGTTCGTGAGAACCAAACGATCGTGATCGAGGATCTGACCGTGCGCAACATGGTCAAAAACCACAGCCTGGCCCGCGCCATCAGCGACGCGGCCTGGCGGACCTTCCGGGAAATGCTGGAGTACAAGGCCGACTGGCACGACCGCACCGTGATCGCGGTCGACCGGTGGTTGCCCTCCAGCAAGCTGTGCTCGGCCTGCGGACGCCTGGCCGAGAAGATGCCGCTGCACATCCGGTCGTGGACCTGCCCCTGCGGGGCCATCCACGACCGCGACATCAACGCGGCACGCAACATTCTGGCTGCCGGACTGGCAGTGACAGCCTGCGGAGACGGTGTAAGACCTCAACGAGAGTCCTCTCGGACGGGGCAGTCGTCGGCGAAACAGGAACCCCGAGGGCGACCAACGGACTCCCCGCCCTTAAGTGGGCGGGGAGGATGTCAAGACCGAATATTCAATCCGAGGCCGCCCGGGGGCCGACAGCCCGCCCAAGAGATTTACGATCATCTCTATGGAGGAGAGCCGGTCGAGGTCCGTGGCCGCTGTCGAACGGGCGATGGACGTGCTGCTGCTGTTCGGCCGGACCGATCGTCCCGACCTCGGGGTCACCGAGATCGCCACCGCGCTCGGGCTGACCAAGGCGGCCGTGCACCGCATCCTGACCGCGCTGCGCAACCGTGACCTGATCACGCTGGACCCGCGGAGCCGGCGGTACGCGCTGGGCCACGCCGCCGTCACGCTGGGCCGCGCCTATCTGACACGTACCGACGTACGGGAAATGGCTGCTCCCGAGTTGAGATACCTGAGCGCCCGTACGGGTGAGACCGCCACGCTCTCCCTGCGGCGCGGCGACACCCGCCTGTACGTCGACCAGGTCGTGCCCGACCAGGAACTGCGCCTCGAAGTGACCGTCGGCGTCCCGTTCCCGCTGCACGCCGGCGCCTCGTCCAAGACGTTCCTCGCCTACCACCTCGACGGCTACCTCGACCGCGGCCGGCTGGAAGCCCTGACCGAGCACACCGTCGTCGACCCGGCCCGCCTGCTTCGTGAGCTGGCCGTCATCCGCGAGCGCGGCTACGCCACCTCCCACGGCGAACGTGAACCCGGCGCCGCCTCGATCGCCGCCCCCGTCTTCGACCACGACGGCCACGTCGCCGCCGTCATCAGCGTCGCAGGCCCGGCCCAGCGTTTCCACCCGGGCGAGGACCCGGCCGTGACCGACCAGCTGCTGGCCGTCGCCGCCCGGATCTCGGCGCAACTGGGCTTCAAGTCCCTCAAGTAGCCGGCGCCGCGTCCGATCGTTGGTGGG from Paractinoplanes brasiliensis carries:
- a CDS encoding RNA-guided endonuclease InsQ/TnpB family protein, which encodes MATGAVKRAFKYRFYPSSKQADLLNRTFGCVRKVYNLALAARTEAWYQRRERVNYNATSAMLTAWKKTEALAFLNEVSSVPLQQTLRHLQGAYTNFFAGRAKYPRFKSRKKSRASAEFTPSAFRYRDGRLYLAKLDQPLDVVWSRPLPEGAAPSTVTVSRDAAGRWFVSLLCEDTITPAAGTAAVGIDAGLDSLLTLSTGEKITNLRHERRDRARLARAQRKLAKKEKGDDKKNRVKARIKVARIHARIADRRRDVLHKVTTRLVRENQTIVIEDLTVRNMVKNHSLARAISDAAWRTFREMLEYKADWHDRTVIAVDRWLPSSKLCSACGRLAEKMPLHIRSWTCPCGAIHDRDINAARNILAAGLAVTACGDGVRPQRESSRTGQSSAKQEPRGRPTDSPPLSGRGGCQDRIFNPRPPGGRQPAQEIYDHLYGGEPVEVRGRCRTGDGRAAAVRPDRSSRPRGHRDRHRARADQGGRAPHPDRAAQP
- a CDS encoding IclR family transcriptional regulator, which translates into the protein MLLLFGRTDRPDLGVTEIATALGLTKAAVHRILTALRNRDLITLDPRSRRYALGHAAVTLGRAYLTRTDVREMAAPELRYLSARTGETATLSLRRGDTRLYVDQVVPDQELRLEVTVGVPFPLHAGASSKTFLAYHLDGYLDRGRLEALTEHTVVDPARLLRELAVIRERGYATSHGEREPGAASIAAPVFDHDGHVAAVISVAGPAQRFHPGEDPAVTDQLLAVAARISAQLGFKSLK